A stretch of Campylobacter showae DNA encodes these proteins:
- a CDS encoding FAD-linked oxidase C-terminal domain-containing protein, which yields MHEKHAKFFANLLGADNAYFDDAHRIAYCYDATRKRHLPDGVLFPRDESDISEILKYCNENKIIIVPRGAGSGFTGGALAHEGGVVLAFEKHMNKILEIDMQNMVAVVQPGCININLQREAEKPGLFYPPDPASQEYSTLGGNVSENAGGMRAAKYGITKDYVMALRAVLPNGEVIRAGKRTIKDVAGYNIAGILIASEGTLAVITEITLKLIAKPKFRKTAMGIFPSVNAAMNAVYKTMAAGVTPVAMEFLDALCIRAVETKFNKGLPQDAGALLITDVDGDVLDGLEQDLATIERVFRENGASEFRRAKDESERNDIWFARRNCSQAINIYGNLKLNEDITVPRSKLPELLERIGGIAEKYGVQVPCFGHTGDGNVHTNVMVVDRADPAQVESGHKAIEEIFKIAVELGGTLSGEHGIGISKAEFMPLAFTDAEMELFRSIKKAFDPNNILNPFKMGL from the coding sequence ATGCACGAAAAACACGCTAAATTTTTTGCAAATTTACTAGGCGCCGATAACGCCTACTTCGACGACGCGCACAGGATAGCCTACTGCTACGACGCTACTAGAAAGCGCCATTTGCCTGACGGCGTGCTTTTCCCTAGAGACGAGAGCGACATTAGCGAGATTTTAAAATACTGCAACGAAAATAAAATCATCATCGTGCCTAGGGGTGCGGGCAGCGGCTTTACAGGCGGGGCGCTAGCGCACGAGGGCGGCGTGGTGCTTGCTTTTGAAAAGCACATGAACAAAATCCTAGAAATCGACATGCAGAACATGGTCGCCGTCGTGCAACCGGGCTGTATAAATATAAATTTACAGCGCGAAGCCGAGAAGCCAGGCCTTTTCTACCCGCCAGATCCCGCCAGCCAGGAGTACTCGACGCTAGGCGGCAACGTGAGCGAAAACGCGGGCGGCATGCGCGCGGCAAAATACGGCATCACCAAAGACTACGTCATGGCGCTGCGAGCCGTGCTGCCTAACGGCGAGGTGATCCGCGCCGGCAAACGCACGATAAAAGACGTCGCGGGATACAATATCGCAGGCATCCTCATCGCCAGCGAGGGCACGCTAGCAGTAATAACCGAGATCACGCTAAAACTCATCGCAAAGCCTAAATTTAGAAAAACGGCGATGGGAATTTTCCCTAGCGTAAACGCCGCGATGAACGCCGTTTATAAGACGATGGCAGCAGGCGTGACGCCGGTGGCCATGGAGTTTTTGGACGCGCTTTGCATACGCGCGGTCGAGACTAAATTTAACAAAGGCCTGCCGCAAGATGCGGGCGCGCTGCTCATCACCGACGTAGACGGCGACGTTTTAGACGGGCTAGAGCAGGATCTAGCCACGATAGAGCGAGTGTTTAGAGAAAACGGTGCTAGCGAATTTAGACGCGCCAAAGATGAGAGCGAGCGAAACGACATCTGGTTTGCCAGGCGCAACTGCTCGCAGGCGATAAATATCTACGGAAATTTAAAACTAAACGAGGACATCACGGTGCCGCGCTCAAAGCTGCCCGAACTGCTCGAACGCATCGGCGGTATCGCTGAAAAATACGGCGTGCAGGTGCCGTGCTTTGGCCACACGGGCGATGGCAACGTGCACACCAACGTCATGGTCGTAGATAGAGCCGATCCTGCGCAGGTGGAGAGCGGACACAAGGCGATCGAGGAAATTTTTAAGATCGCAGTGGAGCTTGGCGGTACGCTCAGCGGCGAGCACGGCATCGGCATCAGCAAGGCCGAGTTTATGCCGCTCGCCTTTACGGATGCCGAGATGGAGCTTTTTAGAAGTATCAAAAAGGCATTTGATCCGAATAACATCCTAAACCCGTTTAAAATGGGGCTGTAA
- a CDS encoding YihY/virulence factor BrkB family protein, with protein sequence MNPQKFEKIKQTLKIWLTAMLKIKDKQLLHYASSLSFHTMLSIIPVLLISLSLFTQMPSFSVYYAKIKEFIFAQLLPSNQDAISNYIETFLQNSSSLGILGLGAIIFTSIMFFADYEYVINRIMHTQSRKFWNSLSAYWTLITLAPLGLGLSFYLSNLFQDMLNSSAYTKWINFLSIFPYLIIWAIFCVTYLISINRQITLKNALFSSFVASLIWYLGKNIFVFYAANNKTYLSIYGSFSVVLLFFVWIYVSWIIFLYGVKLCAYLEKAGESDKEA encoded by the coding sequence ATGAACCCGCAAAAATTTGAAAAGATAAAACAAACGCTTAAAATTTGGCTCACGGCGATGCTAAAGATCAAGGACAAGCAGCTACTGCACTACGCATCTAGCCTGAGCTTTCACACGATGCTTTCCATCATCCCCGTGCTACTCATCTCACTCTCGCTCTTTACGCAGATGCCTAGCTTTAGCGTCTATTACGCCAAGATTAAGGAATTTATATTCGCCCAGCTGCTACCCTCAAACCAAGACGCGATCTCAAACTACATCGAGACCTTTTTACAAAACAGCTCGAGCCTTGGCATCCTAGGCCTTGGCGCGATTATCTTTACTTCGATCATGTTTTTTGCCGATTACGAGTACGTCATCAACCGCATCATGCACACGCAAAGCCGCAAATTTTGGAACTCGCTAAGCGCATATTGGACGCTCATTACGCTGGCTCCCTTGGGGCTTGGGCTTAGTTTTTATCTCTCAAATTTATTTCAAGATATGCTAAACTCCAGCGCCTACACGAAGTGGATAAATTTTCTCAGCATATTCCCGTACCTCATCATTTGGGCGATATTTTGCGTGACCTATCTCATCTCGATAAACCGCCAAATCACCCTAAAAAACGCGCTTTTTAGCTCGTTTGTGGCCTCGCTCATCTGGTATCTGGGCAAAAACATCTTCGTCTTTTACGCCGCAAATAACAAAACCTACCTCAGCATCTACGGCTCGTTTTCGGTGGTGCTGCTCTTTTTCGTGTGGATTTACGTGTCGTGGATCATATTTCTCTACGGTGTGAAGCTGTGCGCGTATCTGGAAAAAGCGGGCGAGAGCGACAAAGAAGCTTAA
- a CDS encoding ComEC/Rec2 family competence protein gives MQKPQRKSIFENAREVYIFCLACALVFALNLGFGYYKFREFKAQNGVILQAKISQNYEKANAKGKIYRVLKLKTQDFSFYTTTLADFDAGANDQILIGTENKNVKFKEYLSGSFYMPSYGVTQLRYAASEERIYDKIFEFIAEQHESEKMTELFTALFLAAPVGKELRQDVNFYGVAHLIAISGYHLGLIFGALYFIFRPIYRYFQARYFPYRNAKFDLSAAIFAVLFCYLALIGFVPSFLRAFLMSLLALFLLARNVRVVSFELLFTVICAAVALMPSLLFSVGFYFSSMGVFYIYLYLRHFGERFSNLTHAILLNFWVFSAMILPVLYFFPLVSAQQLAVLPLTPLFSLFYPISALLHAFGAGGALDEYLLEFLSWRAKGVNLSVPFWLFLLYNALSLASVKSKILAAVIVPLNLLCFAALV, from the coding sequence TTGCAAAAGCCGCAACGTAAATCTATCTTTGAAAACGCGCGCGAGGTTTATATATTTTGCCTTGCCTGCGCGCTTGTTTTTGCACTAAATTTGGGCTTTGGCTACTATAAATTTCGCGAATTTAAAGCTCAAAACGGCGTCATCTTACAAGCTAAAATTTCACAAAACTACGAAAAAGCGAACGCAAAAGGTAAAATTTACCGCGTTTTAAAGCTAAAAACGCAGGATTTTAGCTTTTATACGACGACGCTGGCGGACTTTGACGCGGGAGCCAACGATCAAATTTTAATCGGCACCGAAAACAAAAACGTTAAATTTAAAGAGTATCTAAGCGGCTCTTTTTATATGCCTAGTTACGGCGTGACGCAGCTTAGGTACGCCGCGAGCGAGGAGCGAATTTACGATAAAATTTTCGAGTTTATCGCCGAGCAGCATGAAAGCGAAAAAATGACCGAGCTTTTTACCGCGCTGTTTTTGGCCGCGCCCGTAGGCAAGGAGCTGCGGCAAGACGTAAATTTCTACGGCGTAGCGCACCTCATCGCGATTTCTGGTTATCATTTGGGACTAATTTTTGGGGCGTTATATTTTATTTTTCGCCCGATCTACCGCTATTTTCAGGCGCGATATTTTCCGTATCGAAACGCCAAATTTGACCTCTCGGCCGCGATCTTTGCGGTTTTGTTTTGTTATCTTGCGCTGATCGGCTTCGTGCCGTCGTTTTTGCGGGCGTTTTTGATGAGCTTGCTGGCTCTGTTTTTACTCGCTAGAAACGTGCGCGTCGTGAGCTTTGAGCTTCTTTTTACAGTGATTTGCGCCGCCGTAGCGCTGATGCCGAGCCTGCTTTTTAGCGTCGGATTTTACTTCTCAAGCATGGGCGTGTTTTATATTTATCTGTATTTGCGGCATTTTGGCGAGCGGTTTTCAAATTTGACGCACGCTATCTTGCTAAATTTTTGGGTATTTTCGGCGATGATTTTGCCCGTGCTCTACTTTTTTCCGCTCGTTAGCGCCCAGCAGCTAGCCGTCTTGCCGCTCACGCCGCTTTTTAGCTTGTTTTATCCGATAAGTGCGCTTTTGCACGCATTTGGCGCAGGCGGCGCGCTTGATGAGTATTTGCTAGAATTTCTCTCGTGGCGCGCAAAGGGGGTAAATTTGAGCGTCCCGTTTTGGCTGTTTTTGCTCTATAACGCTCTGAGCTTAGCAAGCGTCAAAAGTAAAATTTTAGCCGCCGTTATCGTGCCGCTAAATTTACTCTGCTTTGCCGCGCTTGTTTAA
- a CDS encoding replicative DNA helicase yields the protein MAKENIDMHNLYDLDMERAILASIIYSADNLSEIFDILSPFDFYLRAHGDVYDAMVKCLNENLPVETGFLKTKLGNKFDENVMNEIIGTNSILDVKKYANEIKEKSIKRSLVKIAHQIPSKVSEDKPSRDMVDELSQSFYSLVDGQSAGAIKDAAVIIADVIAHLEKQKLLEDKDIVGIDTGFRQLNEMTKGFKHGDLIIIAARPGMGKTTICLNLMNHVLMRGGGVVFFSLEMPAEQIMLRMLSAKTSIPLQNIMTAKMDDEEWSRLSDACDDMANRKLFVYDSGYVNIHQIRTQMRKLKSSNPEIALCVIDYIGLMMATSNFSDRHLQIAEISRGLKLLARELDMPIIALSQLNRSLESRANKRPMLSDLRESGAIEQDADMILFVYRDEVYREQEEKEAEKKAHAEGKEYVRKFVPNKIEEDAEIIVGKNRNGPVGTVEVIFQKEFTRFVDKSFGAAHVAEFNPNA from the coding sequence ATGGCAAAAGAAAACATCGATATGCACAATCTCTATGATCTAGATATGGAGCGCGCGATCCTCGCGTCCATAATCTATAGCGCGGATAATCTAAGCGAGATTTTCGATATCCTAAGTCCGTTTGACTTTTATCTGCGCGCTCACGGCGACGTTTACGACGCGATGGTAAAGTGCCTCAATGAAAATTTGCCCGTCGAAACGGGATTTTTAAAAACCAAGCTGGGAAATAAATTTGACGAGAACGTGATGAACGAGATCATCGGCACGAACTCGATCCTGGATGTGAAAAAATACGCCAACGAAATCAAAGAAAAATCTATCAAGCGAAGCTTAGTAAAAATCGCGCACCAGATACCTAGCAAAGTGAGCGAGGATAAGCCTAGCCGTGATATGGTGGACGAGCTGAGCCAGAGTTTTTATTCGCTAGTGGACGGGCAGAGCGCGGGCGCCATCAAGGACGCTGCTGTCATCATCGCAGACGTCATCGCGCACCTAGAAAAGCAAAAACTGCTCGAAGATAAGGATATCGTGGGCATCGACACCGGCTTTCGCCAGCTAAACGAGATGACCAAGGGCTTTAAGCACGGCGATCTCATCATCATCGCGGCGCGCCCGGGCATGGGAAAAACGACGATTTGTCTAAATTTGATGAACCACGTGCTAATGCGCGGCGGCGGAGTCGTATTTTTCTCTCTTGAGATGCCAGCTGAGCAGATCATGCTGCGTATGCTAAGCGCCAAAACCTCGATCCCGCTGCAAAACATAATGACTGCTAAAATGGATGACGAGGAGTGGTCGCGTCTAAGCGACGCGTGCGACGATATGGCTAACCGCAAGCTTTTTGTCTATGATAGCGGCTACGTAAACATCCACCAGATCCGCACGCAGATGCGCAAGCTCAAGTCCTCGAACCCAGAGATCGCGCTGTGCGTCATCGACTACATCGGCCTCATGATGGCGACGTCAAATTTCTCCGACCGCCACTTACAGATCGCCGAAATCTCGCGCGGACTAAAGCTGTTAGCGCGCGAGCTAGACATGCCTATCATCGCGCTTAGCCAGCTAAACCGCAGCCTAGAATCTCGCGCCAACAAACGCCCGATGCTAAGCGACCTGCGCGAATCAGGCGCCATCGAGCAGGACGCCGACATGATACTTTTTGTCTACCGCGACGAGGTTTACCGCGAGCAGGAGGAGAAGGAGGCCGAGAAAAAGGCGCACGCCGAGGGCAAGGAGTACGTGCGTAAATTTGTTCCTAATAAGATCGAAGAAGACGCCGAAATCATCGTGGGCAAGAACCGAAACGGCCCGGTCGGCACGGTAGAAGTAATATTTCAGAAGGAATTTACGCGCTTTGTCGACAAGAGCTTTGGCGCCGCGCACGTGGCGGAGTTTAACCCAAACGCCTAA
- a CDS encoding type II toxin-antitoxin system VapC family toxin, with product MAKIFLDSNILIDFLVEERGALNLAAVKLFENFSASDTICYSFGSISDVAYVLKKCYKISDEIILDFFSALSWTSNFKCLPLSNDGLSLACEYAKSELKSGRKIDFEDVLQYFCALEGGCEAIVTNDKTFPKLQIALKRTDANLEDYAPKQKI from the coding sequence ATGGCTAAAATTTTCCTTGATAGCAATATTTTGATTGATTTTTTAGTCGAAGAAAGAGGCGCTCTAAATTTGGCGGCCGTTAAACTTTTTGAAAATTTTAGTGCTAGTGACACTATTTGTTACTCATTCGGTAGTATAAGCGATGTGGCTTACGTGCTAAAAAAATGTTATAAAATTTCAGATGAAATTATTTTGGATTTTTTTAGCGCATTATCGTGGACGTCAAATTTTAAATGTCTACCGCTATCTAATGATGGGCTATCGCTGGCGTGCGAATACGCAAAGAGCGAGTTAAAATCTGGGCGCAAGATAGACTTTGAGGATGTTTTGCAGTATTTTTGCGCGCTAGAGGGCGGCTGTGAGGCGATCGTCACAAACGACAAAACCTTTCCAAAACTACAAATAGCCTTAAAGCGCACGGATGCTAATCTTGAAGATTACGCGCCGAAACAAAAAATTTAA
- the ispG gene encoding flavodoxin-dependent (E)-4-hydroxy-3-methylbut-2-enyl-diphosphate synthase, with product MQRYPTKQIKIRDVKIGGDAPISVQSMTFSKTKDVKGTLEQIQRLYFAGCDIVRCAVFDKEDTAALREVVKASPLPVVADIHFNHNYAVIVSEFVDAIRINPGNIGSKKNIKAVVDACKQRNLPIRIGVNSGSLEKQFEDKYGRSVEAMVQSALYNINLLEDFDFTDIKISLKSSDVERTMAAYRALRPLVNYPFHLGVTEAGTSFHATIKSAIALGGLLLEGIGDTMRVSITGELEEEIKVAKAILKDSGRQKEGLNIISCPTCGRLQADLMAAVKLVEEKTKHIKEPLNVSVMGCVVNAIGEAKGADVAIAFGKGNGMIMRKGEVVARLPESELVDRFLLEIDDEIKSREAH from the coding sequence TTGCAAAGATACCCCACAAAACAAATAAAAATCAGGGACGTAAAAATAGGCGGAGACGCGCCCATATCGGTGCAGTCGATGACGTTTAGCAAAACAAAAGACGTAAAAGGCACGCTAGAGCAGATACAGCGGCTCTATTTTGCCGGCTGCGATATCGTGCGCTGCGCCGTGTTTGACAAGGAGGACACCGCCGCATTGCGCGAAGTCGTCAAAGCTAGCCCGCTACCAGTCGTAGCCGATATCCACTTTAATCACAACTACGCCGTGATAGTTAGCGAGTTCGTCGACGCTATCCGCATAAATCCGGGCAACATCGGCTCAAAAAAGAACATCAAAGCCGTCGTGGACGCGTGCAAGCAGCGAAATCTGCCTATCCGCATCGGCGTAAACTCGGGCTCGCTCGAAAAGCAGTTTGAGGACAAATACGGCCGCAGCGTCGAAGCGATGGTGCAAAGCGCGCTTTATAACATAAATTTGCTCGAGGATTTTGACTTTACCGATATCAAAATCTCGCTAAAATCAAGCGACGTCGAGCGCACGATGGCCGCTTACCGCGCGCTTCGGCCGCTGGTAAATTATCCGTTTCATCTGGGCGTGACGGAGGCCGGCACTAGCTTTCACGCGACGATAAAGTCTGCGATCGCGCTAGGCGGACTGCTACTGGAGGGCATCGGCGATACGATGCGAGTTAGCATCACGGGCGAGCTTGAGGAGGAGATCAAGGTCGCAAAAGCGATCCTAAAAGACAGCGGCCGCCAAAAAGAGGGGCTAAATATCATCTCGTGCCCGACCTGCGGGCGTTTGCAGGCTGATCTCATGGCTGCGGTAAAGCTCGTCGAAGAAAAAACCAAACACATCAAAGAGCCTCTAAACGTCTCGGTGATGGGCTGCGTCGTAAATGCGATCGGCGAGGCTAAGGGTGCGGACGTAGCGATAGCATTTGGCAAAGGAAACGGCATGATAATGCGCAAAGGCGAGGTGGTCGCGAGGCTGCCCGAGAGCGAGCTAGTCGATAGATTTTTACTCGAGATCGACGACGAGATAAAGTCTCGCGAAGCGCATTAA
- a CDS encoding MBOAT family O-acyltransferase, whose amino-acid sequence MLFNSYEFIFLFLPITFFVYFFLNKKRLSEAAKGFLVLSSLLFYSWWNIAYLPLIVASMIFNYSFGLELCKNNPKISKKLLLALGIAANLALLGYFKYSDFLIGNLNFAFGTQISHLNLLLPLAISFFTFQQIAYLVDSVAEEGTKRYDFLNYCLFVTFFPQLIAGPIVHHEEMMPQFAKAKNKIINYKNIALGLFIFSIGLFKKVVIADTFAVWATEGFDMAASLNLIEAWATSLSYTFQLYFDFSGYCDMAIGSALFFNIKLPINFNSPYKALNIQDFWRRWHITLSRFLRDYVYIPLGGNRSGKGRTYVNLAATFVIGGIWHGAGWTFVFWGFLHGAALIVQRIWSELGFGLNKFVAWFITFNFVNIAWVFFRAKEWDDALKVLKGMFGLGGGLTLNSRLEKKVGFLREYGVKFGEWNPNIQIDSTNTLFYYLIAGFAISLLFKNSAQKLQGFKLGGLNLALAVLCFTLGVLNLHKMSQFLYFNF is encoded by the coding sequence ATGCTTTTTAACTCTTACGAATTTATATTTTTATTTTTGCCCATAACTTTTTTCGTATATTTTTTCTTAAATAAAAAGCGCCTTAGCGAAGCGGCGAAGGGCTTTTTGGTGCTATCGTCGCTATTGTTTTATAGCTGGTGGAATATCGCTTATCTGCCTTTGATAGTAGCTTCCATGATATTTAACTACTCTTTTGGGCTAGAGCTTTGTAAAAATAATCCCAAAATTTCCAAAAAGCTCCTTCTTGCTCTTGGTATCGCGGCAAATTTGGCCTTGCTCGGATATTTTAAATACTCCGATTTTTTAATCGGCAACCTAAATTTCGCCTTCGGTACGCAGATATCGCACCTAAATTTACTCCTGCCGCTTGCGATTTCGTTTTTTACATTTCAGCAGATCGCGTATCTGGTAGATAGCGTGGCAGAAGAGGGCACAAAGCGGTATGATTTTTTAAATTACTGCTTGTTTGTTACGTTTTTTCCGCAGCTAATCGCCGGCCCGATCGTGCATCACGAGGAGATGATGCCGCAGTTTGCAAAAGCTAAAAATAAAATAATCAACTACAAAAATATCGCTCTTGGGCTTTTTATATTTTCTATCGGGCTTTTTAAAAAGGTCGTTATCGCCGATACTTTCGCCGTTTGGGCGACCGAGGGCTTTGACATGGCCGCGAGCTTAAATTTGATCGAGGCTTGGGCGACTAGCCTTAGCTACACGTTTCAACTTTATTTTGATTTTAGCGGATACTGCGATATGGCGATCGGCTCGGCGCTATTTTTTAACATCAAACTCCCGATAAATTTTAACTCGCCCTACAAGGCTTTAAATATTCAGGATTTTTGGCGCAGGTGGCATATCACGCTAAGCCGTTTTTTAAGAGATTACGTCTATATCCCGCTAGGAGGCAACCGTAGCGGCAAGGGGAGAACGTACGTAAATTTGGCCGCAACCTTCGTGATAGGGGGCATCTGGCACGGTGCGGGCTGGACGTTTGTATTTTGGGGATTTTTACACGGCGCGGCTTTGATCGTCCAAAGGATTTGGAGCGAGCTGGGCTTTGGACTAAATAAATTCGTAGCTTGGTTTATAACCTTTAACTTCGTAAATATCGCCTGGGTGTTTTTTAGAGCCAAGGAGTGGGACGACGCGCTAAAGGTGCTAAAGGGGATGTTTGGGCTGGGCGGAGGACTAACTCTAAATTCGCGGCTAGAGAAAAAGGTCGGTTTTTTGAGGGAGTACGGCGTAAAATTTGGCGAGTGGAATCCAAATATACAAATAGACAGCACAAATACCTTGTTCTACTACCTTATCGCGGGTTTTGCGATCTCGTTACTGTTTAAAAACTCCGCGCAAAAACTACAAGGATTTAAGCTCGGCGGGCTAAATTTGGCCCTAGCCGTGCTTTGTTTTACGCTGGGCGTTTTAAATTTGCACAAAATGTCTCAATTTTTATATTTTAATTTTTAG
- a CDS encoding DUF4272 domain-containing protein, which produces MAFFDFFKRGGKNSANAAKIGKTAQERKDISIEILKSQGVPFIDHLPLRYETSEVTPREKDEVIARAICSFAAIMCACTIRDNGELTDEDKQGTKDFLNNRFGCIDKLTRMERRVIEGEASYDEAVNMGWKYESLWALMWAMGLVDELNFPNEICDCKFVMDTFIGGDFSERVKMRGTDEILQALDLVYRYHWACVNARVHGTKSAGLDEEVAMERRGGLEWLCCKGAENDNLTDEYNAWDYPDLNT; this is translated from the coding sequence ATGGCATTTTTCGATTTTTTCAAAAGAGGCGGCAAAAATAGCGCAAACGCCGCAAAGATCGGCAAGACCGCGCAGGAGCGCAAGGATATAAGCATCGAAATCTTAAAATCGCAAGGCGTGCCTTTTATAGACCATTTGCCGCTACGATACGAGACGAGCGAGGTCACTCCGCGCGAAAAGGACGAGGTTATCGCCCGTGCGATCTGCTCGTTTGCCGCAATAATGTGCGCTTGCACTATCAGAGATAACGGCGAGCTAACCGACGAAGACAAGCAGGGCACGAAGGACTTTCTAAACAACCGCTTTGGGTGCATAGATAAGCTCACGCGCATGGAGCGCCGCGTCATAGAGGGCGAAGCGAGCTACGACGAGGCCGTAAATATGGGCTGGAAATACGAGTCGCTGTGGGCGCTGATGTGGGCCATGGGTCTCGTAGATGAGCTAAATTTCCCAAACGAGATCTGCGACTGCAAATTTGTGATGGACACCTTTATCGGCGGTGATTTTTCGGAGCGCGTGAAAATGCGGGGTACTGATGAAATCCTGCAGGCGCTCGATCTCGTCTACCGCTACCACTGGGCGTGCGTCAATGCCCGCGTGCACGGCACCAAGAGCGCAGGCCTTGATGAAGAGGTCGCGATGGAGAGGCGCGGCGGGCTAGAGTGGCTATGCTGCAAGGGGGCTGAGAACGATAATCTGACAGATGAATATAACGCGTGGGATTATCCTGATCTGAACACTTAG
- a CDS encoding DUF417 family protein → MQKFLQALAGSQKYFVNYVSVAIFIVMAWIGGLKVVQYEADGIVPFVTNSPFFSYMYSKKDIVDNGKGKMVAEYNLHKNPEGLVVPKNIEWHKQNGTYAVSYLIGAMICTIGTLVLLGIWFPKLGLIGGLLTFGMSIVTLSFLITTPETWVPNLGNPALGITESPNHGFPYLSGAGRLVLKDIIMSAAGLIVASNAARRILECCKSCSAK, encoded by the coding sequence ATGCAAAAATTTTTACAAGCCCTAGCAGGCTCGCAAAAATATTTCGTAAACTACGTTAGCGTCGCGATTTTTATCGTGATGGCGTGGATAGGCGGACTCAAAGTCGTGCAATACGAGGCTGACGGTATTGTGCCGTTTGTAACCAACAGCCCGTTTTTTAGCTACATGTATAGCAAAAAAGATATCGTAGATAACGGTAAGGGCAAAATGGTAGCCGAGTACAACCTACACAAAAATCCGGAAGGCTTGGTCGTGCCTAAAAACATCGAGTGGCATAAACAAAACGGTACTTATGCGGTTTCGTACCTGATCGGCGCGATGATCTGCACTATCGGCACGCTCGTACTGCTTGGCATTTGGTTCCCTAAACTAGGGCTTATCGGCGGGCTGCTGACGTTTGGTATGTCTATCGTAACGCTTAGCTTTTTGATAACGACGCCTGAGACTTGGGTGCCAAATCTAGGCAACCCGGCACTCGGCATAACCGAAAGCCCTAATCACGGCTTCCCGTATCTATCGGGTGCGGGACGACTGGTGCTAAAAGATATAATAATGTCTGCTGCGGGACTAATCGTAGCCTCAAACGCGGCTCGCAGGATTTTGGAGTGCTGCAAAAGCTGCTCGGCTAAGTAA